From Candidatus Amoebophilus asiaticus 5a2, the proteins below share one genomic window:
- the obgE gene encoding GTPase ObgE: MASFDFIDEVKKYVQAGHGGPGVVHFRREKFVPKGGPDGGDGGKGGDIILKGNKQLSTLLHLKYRKHIVAEDGKSGEGGCRTGADGTSIILEVPLGTVAKDIDSGNILVDITEDGQQTILLHGGRGGQGNVHFKTPTQQAPRHAQPGESGEEGWIKLELKLLAEVGLVGFPNAGKSTLLASISAAKPKIANYPFTTLVPQLGVVAYREGHSFVLADMPGIIEGASMGKGLGTRFLKHIERNRVLVLMISADDTANIVQTYTSLLKELKSYSEDLFKKPRILVISKLDLIGAEEKVTIKKLLPKQIDCVFISSVTGEGLQKFKDKIWKLLHPELK; encoded by the coding sequence GTGGCTTCTTTTGACTTTATTGATGAGGTAAAAAAATATGTACAGGCTGGGCATGGTGGCCCAGGAGTCGTGCATTTTAGAAGGGAAAAATTTGTACCTAAAGGAGGACCAGATGGTGGCGATGGCGGAAAAGGTGGAGATATCATCTTAAAGGGTAATAAGCAGTTATCTACATTATTACACCTTAAATATAGGAAACACATTGTGGCCGAAGATGGGAAGTCTGGAGAAGGTGGATGTCGTACGGGAGCTGATGGTACAAGTATAATTTTAGAAGTACCTTTAGGAACTGTAGCTAAAGATATTGATTCAGGGAATATACTTGTAGATATTACTGAAGACGGTCAACAAACTATATTGCTGCATGGTGGTAGAGGTGGACAAGGAAACGTACATTTCAAAACTCCTACACAACAAGCCCCCCGACACGCACAACCAGGTGAGTCAGGAGAAGAAGGTTGGATTAAATTAGAATTAAAGCTGCTTGCTGAAGTAGGCCTAGTGGGATTTCCAAATGCTGGAAAGTCTACACTTTTAGCATCTATTTCAGCTGCAAAGCCTAAAATAGCTAATTATCCATTTACAACTCTAGTACCTCAGCTAGGTGTAGTAGCCTACCGAGAAGGACATTCGTTTGTACTGGCCGACATGCCTGGAATTATAGAGGGTGCTTCGATGGGAAAAGGATTAGGAACAAGATTTTTAAAACATATAGAAAGAAACCGAGTCTTAGTACTAATGATATCTGCTGATGATACCGCTAACATAGTACAAACATATACTAGCCTACTTAAAGAGCTCAAATCCTACAGCGAAGACCTTTTTAAAAAACCACGTATACTAGTTATATCTAAGCTTGATCTAATTGGTGCGGAAGAAAAGGTAACAATAAAAAAATTGTTACCTAAACAAATAGATTGTGTCTTTATTTCGTCAGTAACGGGAGAAGGGTTACAAAAATTCAAAGATAAGATATGGAAATTGTTACACCCAGAACTCAAATAA
- a CDS encoding SRPBCC family protein, translating into MKLIKYTFIALISTFVFALIVGLFLPSNYQVKESIIIDTPINIVFNEVNSLRQWSNWSPWQQKDANIYINYEGPESGVGCKMLWDSKNPKVGKGSQEIVKSVPNKHIQTVLKFAGWDGITKASWDFEEQEHNKTTVTWTFNSQIGRNILYKYMSLIFKPALKRDYAKGLQQLKKHAEQSYMK; encoded by the coding sequence ATGAAACTAATAAAATATACATTTATAGCATTAATAAGTACATTCGTGTTTGCACTTATAGTGGGTTTATTTTTACCATCTAATTACCAAGTAAAAGAATCTATTATCATTGATACGCCAATTAATATTGTTTTTAATGAGGTAAATAGTTTAAGGCAATGGAGCAATTGGTCGCCCTGGCAACAGAAAGATGCTAACATATATATTAATTATGAGGGTCCAGAATCAGGTGTTGGCTGCAAAATGTTATGGGATAGTAAAAATCCTAAAGTAGGCAAAGGTTCTCAAGAAATTGTTAAAAGTGTACCTAACAAACATATTCAAACGGTTTTAAAGTTTGCAGGATGGGATGGCATTACTAAGGCAAGTTGGGATTTTGAAGAACAAGAGCATAATAAGACAACGGTAACTTGGACGTTTAATAGCCAAATAGGAAGAAATATATTGTATAAATATATGTCCCTAATATTTAAGCCAGCTCTGAAAAGAGATTATGCGAAAGGTCTACAACAATTGAAAAAACATGCAGAGCAAAGTTATATGAAGTAA
- the serS gene encoding serine--tRNA ligase: MLEINYIQENKTSVIAKLHKRHLYNAADLIENILTINQQRKETQLALDTTSSQVNQLTKQIEQLLQEGKKQEIESIKSQSKVLKASVKELELQLNTYKETLQQKLDELPNLPHDNVPIGKDSTSNEIVYQVESIPEHTAQLIPHWELITTYNIIDFELGNKLTGAGFPVYKGKGARLQRALINFFLDEARKAGYEEIQPPILVNKASAYGTGQLPDKEGQMYELANEPLYLIPTAEVPVTNLYRDQILSKDVLPIRHVAYTPCFRREAGSWGSHVRGLNRLHQFDKVEIVEISLPELSYQALETMRRYVESLVQKLELPYRVLKLCSGDLGFASAFTYDIEVFSVGQNRWLEVSSISNYDTYQANRMQLRYKDNGHNRLLHTLNGSAIALPRIMAALLELNFTEGKIKIPHALTKYTDFEYIS, translated from the coding sequence ATGTTAGAGATTAATTATATACAAGAAAATAAAACTAGTGTTATTGCTAAATTGCACAAAAGACATCTTTATAATGCTGCGGATCTAATAGAAAATATTTTAACTATTAATCAGCAAAGAAAAGAAACCCAATTAGCACTTGACACAACTTCATCACAAGTTAATCAACTCACCAAACAAATAGAACAATTACTACAAGAAGGTAAAAAGCAAGAAATAGAATCTATCAAATCACAAAGTAAAGTTTTAAAAGCAAGTGTTAAGGAACTTGAATTACAATTAAATACCTATAAAGAAACTTTACAACAGAAATTAGATGAGCTTCCTAATTTACCACATGATAATGTACCCATAGGAAAAGATAGTACTTCAAATGAAATAGTTTATCAAGTTGAATCTATTCCTGAACATACTGCACAATTAATTCCTCATTGGGAACTGATTACTACCTATAATATTATTGATTTTGAATTAGGAAATAAGTTAACAGGTGCTGGGTTTCCAGTATATAAAGGAAAAGGAGCTAGACTACAAAGAGCTCTAATTAATTTTTTTCTTGATGAAGCTAGAAAAGCTGGCTATGAAGAAATACAGCCTCCTATACTTGTTAATAAAGCCAGTGCATATGGTACTGGACAGCTGCCTGATAAAGAAGGACAAATGTATGAATTAGCCAATGAACCTTTATATTTAATTCCTACTGCTGAAGTGCCTGTTACAAACTTATATAGAGATCAAATTCTTAGCAAAGATGTGCTACCTATTAGGCATGTAGCTTATACACCTTGTTTTAGAAGAGAGGCTGGTTCTTGGGGTAGCCATGTAAGGGGTTTAAATCGTTTACATCAATTTGATAAGGTGGAAATTGTAGAAATAAGCTTACCAGAGCTTTCTTATCAAGCTTTAGAAACTATGCGTAGATATGTTGAAAGCCTAGTACAGAAATTGGAACTTCCTTATAGAGTATTAAAGCTATGCAGTGGAGATTTAGGATTTGCATCAGCATTTACTTATGATATAGAAGTTTTCTCTGTAGGACAAAATCGTTGGTTAGAAGTAAGTTCTATTAGCAATTATGATACCTACCAAGCAAATCGTATGCAATTACGTTATAAAGACAATGGACATAACCGCCTTTTACATACTTTAAACGGAAGTGCCATAGCCTTACCAAGAATTATGGCAGCTTTATTAGAGTTAAACTTTACAGAAGGTAAGATTAAGATCCCACATGCACTCACAAAGTATACAGATTTTGAGTATATTAGTTAA
- the mfd gene encoding transcription-repair coupling factor, which produces MQAKDLISLYTRNNWIKELLNNICNSSHSFIRLKGLAGSLPAILGAALHQLNNFTQIFILQDKEAAAYLYTDLLNLLGPQKVVLYPAIEYQTDSKAFLDTAANLMRNEILQQLRQSNKVSKIIVTYPEAIVTKVISQDSLTKNSWSIQPKEKLVLSEFVDTLIDKGFEKVDFVYEAGQFAIRGGIIDIFSYGSQLPYRVELLGNEIESIRLFNPSNQLSTEKVKEAILLSYTEPFNTTITYQSFFDYLPEESVVWLKDYEMVINALKNKREELNGRPQQISNSATSSTTEKVELDKILYEHIEDWEKNIRRFTCVEFGNRFYLESEEVIEYKASSQPSFNQQLSLLAENLQQNQKLGLENLILVESTSQFERLANMLEELDIKVQFKALPIGISQGYIDYQIGIACYTEHQIFGRYYRYKSPQKYSKSQAFTLKELNNLQPGDYVVHIDHGIARFSGLSRVSVNDKVQEVLRLVYKDNDVVYLSLHALHKISKYTGKEGIVPTMSKLGSGAWEQKKSKVKHKVQVIAKELIQLYSKRKYAPGFAFSKDTFLQAEMESSFIYEDTPDQASATADVKKDMEAPHPMDRLVCGDVGFGKTEVAIRAAFKAVYDRKQVAVLVPTTILALQHYESFKNRLSNFPVDVKYVNRFKSKQEIKRIQEAAAQGKIDILIGTHTILGKAFEFKDLGLLVVDEEQKFGVKAKDRIKEFKVNVDVLTLTATPIPRTLHFSLMGARDLSIIATPPSNRQPVQTSIHTFDKKIVQDAIHYEVQRGGQVFFVHNRINNIQEVANMLYKLVPEYRIGIAHGQMDGDQLEKKMLTFIAGGYDILVSTNIIESGLDIPNANTIIINDSHMFGLSDLHQMRGRVGRSNKKAFCYLIAPPNSSLTEEARKRLSTLEEFTELGDGFKVAMRDLDIRGAGNLLGAEQSGFIADVGFEAYCKILDEAVQELKESEFKELFAEELARKGQLSNIDCTLETDLELLIPTSYVNNDTERLRLYTKLDNIENEKGLENFQVEIQDRFGALPTSVQELIKAVKLRWVAKKLCLQKIRLKDNIMRCYFIPSPPKTVFSETLNCILNYIQEHPQRCQLKELKNQLSLTIHAINTVEEAYEILKCLWNNKEFCD; this is translated from the coding sequence GTGCAAGCAAAAGATTTAATTTCCCTGTATACAAGAAATAATTGGATAAAAGAATTACTAAATAACATATGTAATTCCTCACATTCATTTATTCGTTTAAAAGGCCTAGCTGGTAGCTTACCGGCTATATTAGGTGCTGCTTTACATCAATTAAATAATTTTACACAGATATTTATTTTACAGGATAAAGAGGCAGCTGCTTATTTATATACAGACTTGCTTAATTTACTTGGCCCTCAGAAGGTAGTACTATATCCAGCTATAGAATATCAGACAGACAGCAAAGCTTTTTTAGATACTGCAGCTAACTTAATGCGTAATGAAATTTTACAGCAGCTTAGACAAAGCAATAAAGTCTCTAAAATTATTGTGACATACCCAGAAGCCATTGTTACAAAAGTGATAAGCCAAGATAGTTTAACTAAAAATAGCTGGAGTATACAACCAAAGGAAAAACTAGTTTTATCAGAGTTTGTTGATACACTTATTGACAAAGGGTTTGAAAAAGTAGATTTTGTATATGAAGCAGGCCAGTTTGCAATTAGGGGTGGCATTATAGATATTTTTTCTTATGGCAGCCAGCTTCCATATCGAGTAGAGCTGCTAGGAAATGAGATAGAAAGTATACGTCTTTTCAATCCTTCTAATCAACTTTCAACAGAGAAGGTAAAAGAAGCTATCTTACTTTCTTATACTGAACCATTTAATACAACCATAACCTATCAATCTTTCTTTGATTATTTACCTGAAGAATCAGTTGTGTGGTTAAAGGATTATGAAATGGTGATTAATGCACTGAAAAATAAAAGAGAGGAATTAAATGGCCGCCCTCAACAGATAAGTAACTCAGCCACTTCTAGTACTACAGAGAAGGTAGAATTAGACAAAATATTATACGAGCATATCGAAGACTGGGAGAAAAATATAAGAAGATTTACTTGTGTAGAATTTGGGAATAGATTTTACCTGGAAAGTGAAGAAGTAATTGAGTACAAAGCTTCATCACAGCCTAGTTTTAACCAACAACTTAGTTTATTAGCTGAAAATCTACAGCAAAATCAAAAGCTAGGATTAGAAAACCTTATATTGGTTGAATCTACAAGCCAGTTTGAGCGTTTGGCTAATATGCTTGAAGAGCTGGATATAAAAGTACAATTCAAGGCATTGCCAATAGGGATCAGCCAAGGTTATATAGATTATCAGATAGGTATAGCGTGCTATACAGAACATCAAATATTTGGCCGCTATTACCGTTATAAATCACCTCAAAAATATTCTAAGAGCCAAGCATTTACACTGAAAGAGCTTAATAATCTACAACCAGGTGATTATGTAGTACATATCGATCATGGTATTGCTCGTTTTTCTGGGCTTAGTAGGGTTTCTGTAAATGATAAAGTGCAAGAAGTACTAAGGCTTGTATATAAGGATAATGATGTCGTTTACCTTAGCCTACATGCTTTGCATAAAATTTCTAAATATACAGGTAAAGAAGGCATTGTTCCTACAATGAGCAAGCTTGGTAGTGGTGCTTGGGAGCAGAAAAAGTCAAAGGTAAAGCATAAGGTGCAAGTTATTGCCAAAGAACTTATTCAGCTATACAGTAAGCGAAAATATGCTCCTGGATTTGCATTTAGTAAAGATACATTCTTACAAGCTGAAATGGAATCATCTTTTATATATGAAGATACTCCTGACCAAGCATCTGCTACTGCAGATGTTAAAAAAGATATGGAGGCACCACATCCTATGGATAGATTGGTATGTGGTGATGTAGGGTTTGGAAAGACAGAAGTAGCTATTCGAGCGGCTTTTAAGGCTGTATACGACCGTAAACAAGTTGCTGTATTGGTCCCTACCACTATTTTAGCCTTACAACACTATGAATCTTTTAAGAACAGATTATCTAATTTTCCTGTTGATGTTAAGTATGTCAATCGATTTAAATCCAAGCAGGAGATTAAAAGAATCCAAGAAGCTGCAGCACAAGGTAAAATAGATATACTAATTGGTACCCATACAATTTTAGGTAAAGCATTTGAGTTTAAAGATTTGGGCTTATTAGTTGTTGACGAAGAGCAAAAGTTTGGAGTAAAGGCTAAAGATCGTATTAAAGAGTTTAAGGTAAATGTAGATGTGCTAACCCTTACTGCAACACCTATTCCTAGAACATTGCATTTTTCATTGATGGGTGCCAGGGATTTAAGTATTATTGCTACCCCTCCTTCTAACAGACAACCTGTGCAAACTTCCATACACACTTTTGACAAAAAGATTGTACAAGATGCAATCCACTACGAGGTACAACGAGGTGGACAAGTATTTTTTGTACATAATCGAATAAATAATATTCAAGAAGTAGCAAATATGCTTTATAAGCTAGTTCCTGAATACAGAATTGGTATTGCACATGGCCAGATGGATGGAGACCAGCTAGAGAAAAAGATGCTTACTTTTATAGCTGGAGGATATGATATTTTGGTTTCAACCAACATCATAGAATCAGGCCTAGATATTCCCAATGCCAATACCATTATTATCAACGATAGTCATATGTTTGGGCTTTCAGATTTGCACCAAATGCGTGGGAGGGTTGGCAGGTCTAACAAGAAGGCTTTTTGTTATTTAATAGCTCCACCTAACTCTAGCCTTACTGAAGAAGCCCGCAAGCGATTAAGTACTTTAGAGGAATTTACAGAATTAGGAGATGGATTTAAAGTGGCTATGAGAGATTTGGATATTCGAGGTGCCGGTAATTTGTTAGGCGCTGAACAGAGTGGATTTATAGCCGATGTAGGATTTGAAGCCTATTGTAAAATTCTAGATGAAGCAGTGCAAGAACTTAAAGAAAGTGAATTCAAAGAGTTATTCGCAGAAGAGCTAGCTCGTAAAGGTCAGTTGTCTAATATAGATTGTACGCTTGAAACAGATTTGGAATTATTAATTCCTACTAGCTATGTAAACAATGATACCGAACGTCTAAGGCTTTATACTAAACTAGATAACATAGAAAACGAAAAAGGTTTGGAAAACTTCCAGGTTGAAATACAAGATAGATTTGGTGCTCTACCAACGTCAGTCCAAGAACTTATTAAAGCTGTAAAACTTAGATGGGTAGCTAAAAAGCTATGTTTACAGAAGATAAGGCTAAAAGATAATATTATGCGGTGTTATTTTATTCCTTCGCCACCAAAAACTGTTTTCTCTGAAACCTTGAACTGTATACTTAATTATATACAGGAACATCCTCAACGTTGTCAGCTGAAAGAACTTAAAAATCAACTAAGCTTAACTATACATGCCATTAATACTGTAGAGGAAGCATATGAAATTTTGAAATGTCTATGGAATAATAAAGAGTTTTGTGATTAA
- the rho gene encoding transcription termination factor Rho: MYNIDELDALLLSELRDIAETLKIKNYKKLDKQGLIYKILDQQALIPESQLPERKVVVEKPATEKPAIEKRSNVVASNNSTQGINEKNSVATNVEPSNSPSTPAKTTNNATNTNPGQPMSSRGNNGHIRRNRNTTPNAVNLDIAIDSEGVLEIMQDGYGFLRSADYNYLASPDDIYVSPSQIKLFGLKTGDTVKGAVRSPKEGEKYFALLKVETVNGRTTEEIRDRVSFEYLTPLFAQERLRLDNGPTQYSTRILNLFAPIGKGQRGMIVAPPKTGKTVLLKEIANAIAANHPEVYLIVLLIGERPEEVTDMSRSVNAEVIASTFDEQAERQTKVASMVLEKAKRMVECGHDVVILLDSITRLARAYNIVIPSSGKILSGGVDAHALYNPKRFFGAARNVEEGGSLTILATALIDTGSKMDEVIFEEFKGTGNMELQLDRKLANRRIYPAMDVPASGTRREDLLMDKEVLSRVWILRKFMADMTSIEAMEFLLGKMRGTRNNEEFLASMSDT; this comes from the coding sequence ATGTACAATATAGATGAACTTGATGCTCTGTTGCTTTCAGAATTAAGAGACATTGCAGAGACTTTAAAAATTAAAAATTACAAAAAGCTTGATAAACAGGGGTTAATTTACAAAATCTTAGATCAGCAAGCATTAATACCAGAGTCACAGCTACCAGAAAGAAAGGTAGTAGTAGAAAAACCTGCTACAGAAAAACCTGCTATAGAAAAGCGTTCTAATGTTGTAGCTTCTAACAATAGTACACAGGGTATTAACGAAAAAAATAGTGTGGCTACTAATGTTGAACCTAGTAACTCTCCATCTACTCCTGCTAAGACGACAAACAATGCCACAAATACCAATCCTGGACAGCCAATGAGTTCAAGGGGTAATAATGGTCATATTAGGAGAAACAGAAACACTACTCCCAATGCTGTTAATTTAGATATTGCTATAGATAGTGAAGGTGTATTAGAAATAATGCAAGACGGATATGGTTTTCTTAGATCTGCGGATTATAATTATTTGGCTAGTCCTGATGATATCTATGTATCCCCTTCACAGATTAAACTATTTGGCCTTAAAACGGGAGATACTGTTAAAGGTGCTGTAAGGTCACCTAAAGAGGGAGAAAAGTATTTTGCTTTGCTCAAAGTAGAGACTGTAAATGGTAGAACTACTGAAGAAATCAGAGATAGAGTTTCTTTTGAATACTTGACGCCACTTTTTGCTCAAGAACGATTAAGATTAGATAATGGTCCAACTCAGTATTCAACCAGAATATTAAATCTGTTTGCACCAATTGGAAAAGGACAGCGAGGTATGATTGTGGCACCTCCAAAAACTGGAAAAACTGTTCTGCTTAAAGAAATAGCCAATGCCATTGCTGCTAACCATCCAGAAGTATACCTTATCGTACTACTTATAGGCGAGCGCCCAGAAGAAGTAACGGATATGTCTAGAAGCGTTAATGCAGAGGTTATTGCCTCTACTTTTGATGAACAAGCCGAACGTCAGACTAAGGTTGCTAGTATGGTGTTAGAAAAGGCTAAGCGTATGGTAGAGTGTGGTCATGATGTAGTAATACTGCTTGACTCTATTACACGTTTAGCACGTGCTTATAACATTGTTATTCCGTCTTCAGGTAAGATTCTGTCAGGTGGGGTAGATGCTCATGCATTATATAATCCTAAGAGATTTTTTGGTGCTGCACGTAATGTAGAAGAGGGGGGATCTCTTACTATTCTGGCTACTGCACTTATTGATACAGGTTCAAAAATGGATGAAGTAATCTTTGAAGAATTTAAGGGTACTGGTAATATGGAGCTGCAACTCGATAGAAAGCTTGCTAATAGACGTATCTATCCTGCTATGGATGTTCCTGCTTCTGGTACACGTAGAGAAGACTTACTAATGGACAAAGAAGTTCTGTCACGTGTTTGGATTTTACGTAAATTTATGGCAGATATGACTTCTATTGAAGCTATGGAATTCTTATTAGGTAAAATGAGAGGAACCAGAAACAATGAGGAATTTTTAGCTTCTATGAGTGATACATAA
- a CDS encoding helix-turn-helix domain-containing protein: protein MIHRGHIVEKIVRKSGYSLTKLAEKLGISRNTLYNRFDNANLGYRFIMDVGNIIHYDFTLDFPEIKKESSLIGDYSMVVPKREDRAADLWRIEGKYTHLLEKYTKLLGILVKIANENELHTLKKEIVNLLEKETRG from the coding sequence ATGATACATAGAGGACATATAGTAGAAAAAATTGTTAGAAAGAGTGGATACTCTCTTACCAAGTTAGCTGAAAAGCTAGGAATAAGCCGAAATACGCTTTATAATAGGTTCGATAATGCAAATTTAGGTTATCGTTTTATTATGGATGTGGGGAATATTATACACTACGATTTTACCCTCGATTTCCCTGAAATAAAAAAAGAATCTAGCTTAATTGGTGACTATTCAATGGTTGTTCCAAAAAGGGAAGATAGGGCAGCAGATTTATGGAGGATAGAAGGAAAATATACACACTTACTTGAAAAATACACAAAATTATTAGGTATACTTGTTAAAATAGCAAATGAGAACGAACTCCATACGCTCAAAAAGGAAATAGTAAATTTATTAGAAAAGGAAACAAGAGGATAA
- a CDS encoding ABC transporter ATP-binding protein, which yields MRPFRRIYLSATLYSFLNKLFDLMPEILLGIAVNTVVAREQSWLANLGFCDLKIQLILLGLMTMVAYGLESLSEYLFSIRWWNLAQIVQHNFRMQAFEHVQKSTITSFSKQKTGNLLSILNDDINQLERFLEEGIDKIIEVIGTSIFVGSIFFFLAPQIAIFVVIPIPIIIYSTFRFQKKLSPYYLNIREKAGLVGAFLANSLLGLLATKSLVAEQLEKKKLEKASMAYKDASFNAIRWGALLVPIIRFVILSGILVTLIYGGKLTIEQKLDVGVYSILIFLTQRLLWPFTEIADIMINFQRVMASTQRLLNLFELPTENSPDNIVPIKGRITFDDVSFSYHNHTPSLHNLTFATEPGQHIAFVGATGAGKSTLLHLLLGFYLPTSGKIFFDNKEIRELSLPGLRKQLGFVSQEPFLFEGTIAENISYGYVEATPEQIIEAAKNAAAHEFIMRLPEGYDTIIGERGQNLSGGQKQRLAIARAIVRNPTILILDEATSSVDNATELAIQRSLSKIGQGRTMILIAHRLSMVKHADKIFVLKKGSIAEQGTHEELLQHDNVYANLWKLQMGETLTHPELIID from the coding sequence ATGCGCCCTTTTCGCAGGATATATCTTTCTGCGACTTTATATTCTTTTCTAAATAAATTATTTGATCTCATGCCAGAGATATTGCTAGGTATTGCTGTAAACACAGTAGTAGCTAGGGAACAATCATGGCTAGCCAATTTAGGTTTTTGTGACCTTAAGATACAGCTTATCTTGCTGGGCTTAATGACAATGGTTGCCTATGGGCTAGAATCATTATCTGAATATTTATTTTCTATCCGATGGTGGAATCTTGCTCAAATTGTACAACATAATTTTAGAATGCAAGCCTTTGAACATGTTCAAAAAAGTACTATCACTTCTTTTTCTAAACAAAAAACAGGAAATCTTCTTTCTATTCTCAACGATGATATCAACCAGCTTGAAAGATTTTTAGAAGAGGGTATAGATAAAATTATTGAGGTTATTGGTACTAGTATCTTTGTAGGTAGTATCTTCTTTTTCCTCGCGCCTCAAATAGCAATATTTGTTGTTATTCCTATCCCAATTATTATATACAGTACCTTTCGGTTTCAAAAAAAGCTAAGTCCATATTACCTAAATATAAGGGAAAAAGCAGGGCTTGTAGGTGCTTTTCTAGCAAACAGCCTATTAGGGTTATTAGCAACAAAAAGTTTAGTAGCCGAACAACTTGAAAAAAAGAAACTAGAAAAAGCTAGTATGGCTTATAAAGATGCTAGCTTCAATGCTATCCGTTGGGGAGCACTTTTGGTCCCTATCATACGCTTTGTTATATTGTCAGGTATCTTAGTAACCTTAATTTATGGGGGTAAATTAACGATAGAACAAAAGTTAGATGTAGGTGTTTACAGTATTCTTATATTCCTTACACAACGGTTACTTTGGCCTTTTACAGAAATAGCAGATATCATGATTAATTTCCAGCGCGTAATGGCTTCTACCCAGCGCCTGTTAAATTTATTTGAATTACCAACCGAAAACTCCCCTGATAATATAGTGCCCATTAAAGGAAGAATTACATTTGATGATGTTAGTTTTTCTTATCATAATCATACACCTAGTTTGCATAACCTTACCTTTGCAACAGAACCCGGACAGCATATAGCCTTCGTAGGTGCCACAGGAGCTGGTAAATCCACCTTATTACATCTGCTATTAGGGTTTTACCTACCTACTTCAGGTAAAATTTTCTTTGATAATAAAGAAATCCGAGAACTTTCTCTTCCAGGCTTAAGGAAACAGTTAGGTTTTGTAAGCCAAGAACCCTTTCTTTTTGAAGGTACTATAGCTGAGAATATTAGCTATGGTTATGTAGAAGCTACTCCTGAACAAATTATAGAAGCAGCAAAAAATGCAGCAGCACATGAGTTTATTATGAGGCTTCCAGAAGGGTACGACACAATAATTGGAGAACGTGGCCAGAACCTGTCAGGAGGGCAAAAACAACGCCTTGCTATTGCAAGAGCTATTGTACGTAATCCAACTATTCTTATTCTAGATGAAGCGACTTCTTCGGTTGATAATGCTACTGAATTGGCCATTCAAAGGTCATTATCTAAGATTGGGCAAGGAAGGACAATGATACTTATTGCTCATCGACTTTCTATGGTTAAACATGCCGATAAAATCTTTGTATTAAAGAAGGGATCAATTGCAGAGCAAGGAACACATGAAGAATTGCTCCAGCATGATAATGTGTATGCTAATCTTTGGAAGCTACAAATGGGCGAAACATTAACACATCCTGAACTGATTATTGATTAA
- a CDS encoding adenylate kinase → MANIVLLGPPGAGKGTQSERIVSQYNLTPIVPGNLMREHINQDTSVGRLLSNYINEGMLAPHKVVMDLVEEQVKAQKHGFKFLFDGFPRAIAQAISLDELLPKHGHQLDAVIFLDVPDEIVKERIRDRAKVSGRVDDQSDEKIATRLEIYHSETLPVVDYYEKQNKLYRVEGMGPVEDVFERIIQVINPLYHK, encoded by the coding sequence ATGGCCAATATTGTATTATTAGGCCCTCCCGGCGCAGGTAAAGGAACACAGAGTGAAAGAATAGTCAGTCAGTATAACTTAACGCCTATTGTACCTGGTAATTTAATGCGTGAACACATTAATCAGGATACATCAGTAGGGAGGCTGCTCTCCAATTATATTAATGAAGGCATGCTAGCACCTCATAAAGTGGTTATGGACTTAGTAGAGGAACAAGTAAAAGCCCAAAAGCATGGCTTTAAATTTTTATTTGATGGCTTTCCACGTGCTATAGCCCAAGCTATTTCACTAGATGAGTTACTTCCAAAACATGGCCACCAACTAGATGCGGTCATTTTTTTAGATGTACCTGATGAAATAGTAAAAGAAAGAATCAGGGATAGGGCAAAAGTATCGGGTCGTGTAGATGACCAAAGTGATGAAAAAATAGCCACAAGACTAGAAATTTATCACAGCGAGACATTACCAGTAGTAGATTATTACGAAAAGCAAAATAAGCTTTACCGAGTCGAAGGTATGGGGCCTGTAGAAGATGTGTTTGAAAGAATAATACAAGTAATTAATCCACTTTATCATAAGTAA